The Juglans microcarpa x Juglans regia isolate MS1-56 chromosome 8D, Jm3101_v1.0, whole genome shotgun sequence genomic sequence aatgagatgagttgagaatgtttttcaatccaaactaagCCTCAATTGCCTCAATGGCACGTGTGCAGAAGTTCTAAACACGTAAGCCAcaacattattttaaatatcgtaccgtaccggccatTGGTCTGATACAAGTATTACATATATTTCATACTGATCCAAATACCTGTcgatattttgatatttaattttttctttttttttttatttttttcaaattataaactcattttttaCTCTCAAtttagattaaattatttataatttatatatatatatatatttatatataatttatttatatataaactattattttataatataatatatttatatataatttatttatatataaactattattttataatataatatatatatatatataatttatttttatatcgaCTATCTCCAAACGAAATcggtaataatatattttatttcagtgGCTCGAGTATCATTCAAAACTTTGAGCCGCAGTGgaacccaaaaccaaaaccgTGTAGCTCTTTGTGTGGGGTCCAATACAGCTAAAATACATGTAACTTTGTAAGGATAGTGATGTATTACAACTTGATCGGAAGGTGGAAGTGAATCCACGTGTTAATGTGTTTGCTCATTGACCGCAATGCCCAATAGTGACTGTCTCTGTCTGTGACTTTGAGTAGCTGTTCACCCAGAAAGTTATAAAGAAATGTTAAGTGGTAGATGACGTAATTtcattaatacttaaattaaaaataatatttaaaaaataattcatgaaaaaactataatatataattagaaaataaataatatttaaattatgattaatacttaaaaaataataaatataagaattattaatacttcaattaaaattataattaatacttaaacaataaataatacttaaattataaacaatACTTAAATAATACTAAACATAATAAcagtaaacaaaaatattaaaaaattcttaatatatttaattagaatagTTAGAATGAGAATAgacttaaaaaatacttaatattttgttgtattgtataattgtattctCGTATCTTACATTGTTGTTGTATGATATTATCGTATTTTATATGTAATAACCTTTAGACCtattcgagagttatcaatcttgttgaacggttgattgataatttttaaattgttcaGAGTGGATAGTTTGGAATTGTAAGATCATTATTGCAAACTATTGAACTGAATCTGTTGCGTCTGACATCATGATTTTGGTGTCTCGACaagaaaaaacatattgatgaagatgtacatccAGAGGTTGTTAGTGATGAATACGAAGAGAATATGAGCAAATGTTGGGTGACATTAGTACAAGAATGTTTATGTATGAAGGTAATACGAacacatcaaattcaaatgattcatGTCGTAACACTTTTACACGCTTGTGGAATGGTTCACATTGTGAGTTATATCCAGGATGTAGAAGGCACAACAAGTTGTCATTTATAGTTAGACTGCTTCATATAAAATCTATGTGCCGAATCTCTATTAAAGCTGTCAATATATTGCTCGACATGTTTAAAAAGGCACTTCCATTAGACAATATTTTATCCTgcaacttctatgaagcaaaacagttgaaaagAGGACACAGATTTGACTACAACgtaatatatgcatgtatgaatcATTGTGTTATTTTGGAGAGAGAATAAACAGCTGAAAGAGTGTCTCATTTGCCACGAATCAAGGTGGAAAATTGAGAATGCTAATGTGCCGCGAAAGGTCGTAtgtcactttccattgatacctagattacaacggttatttatgtcacgttcaaaGATTGTGGACATGACACGacactcatcatctagagtcaTGAATGATAATTTTTTGTCACATCCTACGGACTTtcaagtttggaaggaatttgattttgaacacCTATAGTTTGCTGAAAAACCTCATGATGCGtgacttgggttggcaacagatggtGAGTAGTATAAaagttttcttcaaaaaatatatatgatgttatcttTGACGCAGAGAGacaagatgatgaagaagatgatccctctacttcagaagcataccaagagagtcaattCGTCTTTAACTTATTTGTACATTTGAGCTAATATGAGATGATCCCAGTatatagggaagatattgaggctggaattgttgatgcgacagttgagcaAAACGTTGAGTCATCtaaagtatctacagatgatgagagcgaatctaCAAATGCAATTGATATAGATGATTAAccggttttgtgttcacattacaCAGCATCTTGAAATTATGTCATTGAGGATgaaggaagttcgcatcccatctccacTTGTTCCTAGCTCTCCATATGATTCACCACTAGAGACTGACTCTACAGAACAAGCTAAATATTTaatctaatactcattttttcaattaagataattgatacaatgtaaataattaaatattttatagagttaacagtacaatctcgtcaaggtcgagacACTATTAGAGGCATGGCattggaaaaatattataaaatgggtaagattaaggttaacattcttgACGATCATATCAGACGCGAGAGATAATAAGTAGCTTGGCATGCACCGTATGTGGGTGCTCTTAAACGGATTTATGCACATTTGGTTACAAATTCATGACATGAGAGAACGTtcgaataaataaattgatgatTGAACAAAATATGTGTAAGATGTAAAATGTGGTGCATGCCATTGATATTCCAATGGTGAGCACGCGTATTACGTAAATAATTTAAAACGAACATACATATACTATCAATATTTATAgattaattaaagtaattttctGATGCTTAAGTACGTACTAAAGGTCACTTGTGTTTGCTTAAGCTAATCCATGCATGGCGCATACATGCAGTACTGGACATATGATCATCAAATATTGCAGTACTTATTAATTACCTTGTAGGCAGAATATTATTCACAACTTTCCATAGAAAATGTTTAGTAGTAACAGGGATATCAAGCCTCCGTATGTTCCTCCACATATCATCCCTTTTATTTTGCTTAGAAGGACCATACTTTTCCCTttgttgcttttgtttttcCATGTAGTAGGCACCCTTCTTTGAATTCTTCTATATCAACTTATCTGCCACCTCATTCTGACTAACTAGTATTGCATATATCACCTTAGCCTCCTCTTCACTAAAAACAACCTCAACCACTTTTTCCTTCCATACCCTTTTTTGCTCATCAATCAACTCACAAACTTTTACATTCTTCTGCAGAATTCTTACAGGTGATTGTACATAATAGGTAGTGGGAGTAGGCAACCATTTCTGGCCCCATATACATGTTGTTCTCTCATCCCCATCCTCCACATCATACCTTCCTTCACTATTCTTAAATTTGACCGGATGCTTTTCCAGAATAGTGAAAGTGAATTCCAGCAGCTCCaggtttttaaaatatttatctttaaaaaccTTGGCTACCAATGAATGAGTTTCCTTTAGCAGTCTCCATCCCTACTTTGCCAACATAATACTGTTGAAGCACTCCAATCAAAGATATGACCATATAATAAGCAGTAGTAGTACTCTGAAGGCCATGATCAACACGTACGACCAAAAACAATGTAGGGCTTATTAATGCTCGATCAACCCAATCAAAGAGTTTTGGATCGATGCGGCCTGATCTACAATATCTTATCAATAGGTACATGAGTCtgatcattattatttttccattaatCTAAATTAAGGAGGATTATTCAAAGGTATATTAATAATTCGATAGCTTGTAATGATGAACGTACtcccattaattaattaatgcgaTTAATCCAATTAACTGTAAGGATTTCGTTTTATGATGTCATTAATGCAATTAGCTTAATGAGCTGTTTAGATCATATATAGGTATtaattatgcatatatatagatgattgaTCCCGCGCGATCCATCTTGATGTAGAGTACTGATGATCTCCAACCCATATTTTCAAGCTGAGTTAATCAATGCAGTAAATATCGggttataatatttaatacaagaaaattgttatttatagttaattattttttacgaaaatgatattttttattaaaataaatttattttcgtcATGAATAACTCGTCATAAATATTTACTTTTCTTAGGATAATTGTGTGTTTCCCTCCAATATGGAATTATGTATCGTGATTTTAGGATAATTGTGTGTTTCCCTCCAATATGGAATTATGTATCGTGATTTTGGATTAATTCGTCTTTGTCTTTATTATTTCTTGCTTTTTTTAACCCCTCATTAATtcgaagcatatatatatatatatatatatatatatatataaatatacagtcTTCtccaaaacatataatattcAAGCAGagtcaatatatattatataatatcatgATCATGACCTGCATGTGTTTATTCACAATTGGTAGGAGATCATGTAGCTAGCAGCGACAGATCACGTACAATGGTGGCAAATAATTATCAAAagattagattaaaaattgGATATATAGTTACGTACCCACAAAAGAAAGGATAACGGGCCACTTGGATTCTCAGTGTGTATTATATATCTTTGCTTTGAGAGACATCATGACAGTGCctgataatattttcaatttttttttttttttttgggtggggggggggTTTATAAATTCAACTACCTTTCCAAATAGTACCTTCCATTAATCCAACTTTCCATTCATCATGATGATAATCGATCTGCTAGATGTACATGAATTTATAAGGCAtaaattagctagctagctttctgCTGATGGCCGCTTGAAGTGAAGGTATAAAGTGAAGGTTGAACCCAATTAAGGGCGGTAGGGTCTgtcagagagaaaaaaattaatagtgtTCATGTCATTCGGCTCCCAGGCGGACTGTGAGGCACTTGATCTTATAAGCTAGGAGTCCCGGAGGAAGATCATCATCGGCTCATTAATGGTCTTTTTGACGTTCTCTCTTCGGCAGGATCCTACAAAAAGTACTTACAGGGCAAGATCATCAGACTCATGCATGatttaaaatgagagagatcaTAAACACGTTAAGTACTGATCAACCGACCTATAGTATTTAGCAATCATTATTTAATGCTGGTTGAAAAATTTATCCGGGGCAACGACTCTCTGAATGCTATAATTAAAATTCACGTTATGTTTGTGTTTATCTCTCTAACTCCACATTAAACTCTAGATAGCTAGCTAGAGTTAGATGATCATCAATACCAACTTTTAGATAATTTGAATCTGAAGTATGCATGGCTGGTTTCGTACTTATGATCAGCTTTACTCTCGCTTGTGGCAGTGGGGATTTGCTGAGATTTTGCGGTACTGTAGATATCGATGTGAATAACATGGATCATAGAGGTTGATCCATGGCTGGGTCCTGGCCTCTTTTTGCCAACATGGCAATCATCATGTGGAAACATGCGTGAATCTCATTGCTAGTGTAAGAAATGGCACCCATGGTGGGCACTCCTTCCCCTTCTTTCGGggcttatatttataaattgactcTTATAAACCACTTCATGAGTCTTAATGGCTGGTCCTTAATGGCCAGTTGAAAGTTACACTTAGAGAAGAAGCCTCTCATCTCTTGTAAATGAGGCACTTGCATCACAaacaaattctctctctcaaatggttctctctaaCTAGTACCGACATCTAGGTTGTAAAATATATGAGTGTTACACTGGTATATTATTACCACGTAGCATACTCCACTATCGCTGGAAGATTTCGGATGAACAACAACTATGACGGAGAATATGTGGAACATGAACTGCACTAAATCTACGATTTGTCAACTATGTGTAATATCAAATTTTGCTATAtactttgatctagtatttctaacccTCGTGAACAAGGTTGTTTAATGCATTGAGCTTCAATAAATAATGCATGTCCTTAGTTCTTTAGATTAACACAAAAACTTATAaccaaatccaaaaaataatatgtataaaattttaatgatcTGTAGCCTTATCCTGCAAGTAATAAGTAGCATCTCATGGCTAAATTAAAGGCTACAGGTAATAATATATCTTTGAATTTTCCACATAATTGTTGTGGCTTTTGCAGATGATCAGAAGCTTAGAGAAAGAAGATCGACGCCTCATGATAGTAAGTACGTACTTTTACAACTTCTCAAATTATATcacacaacatatatatttaatttattatgaaCATTGACATGATCATTATATTTCACACAGCAAGAGATTATCATGAACTGATTGCCTCTcaggaaacaagaaagaaaaaggacatTAATTTAATTCCTTCCCAGAAGATCGATCAATCATATTCAGATACTGATCACTcagaaatattatttgagatattctttttCTGGCCTGGATCGATCGATTAACATGACGCACGCAAGAACCGACAtagatatttaattaattaagacacACTTAGAAGAGATGGTGGTGCTTCTTTCCATgagcctcttcttcttcttcctttgccTCTTTCTTCTCATGATGCTCATGGAACACATAGCCGCCTGCGCCTACTGCGGCCGCTGCTGCAATCTCCTCCTCTACCTTGTGCTTGTGCGCATGCTCTGGGTCTTTCTTTGCCTCATGCTTCTCATGCTGGATTTAATCAATATTGAAACAAAAGCACACAATTTTAAGAAGACTAGGCcaaaacaactatatatatatatatatatatatatatatgaacaagtAAAATATGaaggctagctagctgcatgccTGTGATCTGAAATTGATGGCAGATGAAAACAGTACTATGATGATCTATCGATTGACAGGAAAACCTTAAGAAAACACAAAgtaaaaatgatatgattttaatcttaaaaggcgcatatatatatatatatatatatatatatatatatatatatatagatcatgatTAGAGTTACCAAGGCATAAGTTCCTGCAGCAGCAGCACCAAGCTCGCCTAGGTGCTCGAGATGCTTATGGTGCTTCTCTTCCTTCTCATAATCAACAGGTTTTTGTTCTGATCCATCTTTGTCGTGGTGAaagaggtggtggtggtggtgctccTCAGCCATGGCGATCGatcttcagaaaaaaaaaatatatatatattacaggATGAATTATTATGCCAAAATTGTGTGAGAATTCAAATGGCTTTGTGGGGTTATTTATAATCGGTGCAGGTAGTCATGACCAAATATTGCAAAAGACCAAACGCTCCTGCCTAATTCGTGGGCTCTCGTATACATGCATGATTGTTCTAATCGACGCTCTCGGGTGTGCACTTAATTccactgatatatatatatatatatatatatatatatatatatatacacacacacacacacacaccacacacttcACCTATTATAATGTACTAATTCAAGGACGAATTTAAAGCCGTGGCCCTACAAATTAAGTTTgacaagataaaatatttatgtattttttttcctaaaagaaattgaaataaaatatgatgtCCGATAAAGAAAGTTGTAGTAATTCTAAAAGTAGAAGATATATCtaaagagttattctattatcaaatcGGTGTGTACAACACACAATCTACATcacttaataataaaatttaattttcaaattatgcAACGTAAAACAGTGTGTGGTGTATAGGACTTAGAATAACAGTACTCCACATATATAAGAAATCacaatatctaattaattttagaGCACAATAATTCGTCCGACTCTACCATAAAATTGAGTGACT encodes the following:
- the LOC121242036 gene encoding abscisic stress-ripening protein 1-like encodes the protein MAEEHHHHHLFHHDKDGSEQKPVDYEKEEKHHKHLEHLGELGAAAAGTYALHEKHEAKKDPEHAHKHKVEEEIAAAAAVGAGGYVFHEHHEKKEAKEEEEEAHGKKHHHLF